From a region of the Candidatus Rhabdochlamydia porcellionis genome:
- the cydB gene encoding cytochrome d ubiquinol oxidase subunit II has protein sequence MDFTLSFIWYLVIGIAIIFYVALDGFDLGTGMLHLFTKTDRDRRIFLNAIGPVWDGNEVWLVIVAGGLLAGFPPVYATLLSGFYNLIMIFLCGLIFRAVAIEFRSKQTSLLWRKVWDSTFSIASFIIGFALGLGLGNLIQGVPLDQEGNFIGSFGLFFRPYPILIGLFTTTLFIMHGSIYLAMKTEGMLHEKLRIWVKRCILLFVITYFITTLSTWIFMPHMVERIKEYRWLSLVPIAALLAILNVPRLFSLKKDFQAFLFSCLGIILMLVVFGIGTFPNLVRSLIQPDLLSLNFLNASGSELNLTVLLIIVAIGLPFVFCYSAMIYRVFKGKVKIESSSY, from the coding sequence ATGGATTTTACCCTTAGTTTTATTTGGTATCTTGTAATAGGTATTGCAATCATTTTTTATGTTGCCTTAGATGGTTTTGACCTAGGAACTGGGATGCTGCATTTATTTACAAAAACAGATCGAGATAGACGCATTTTTTTAAATGCTATAGGCCCTGTTTGGGATGGGAATGAGGTATGGCTTGTCATTGTAGCAGGTGGCTTGCTTGCGGGATTTCCTCCTGTATATGCTACTTTGTTGTCTGGTTTTTACAATCTCATTATGATTTTTCTTTGCGGGCTTATTTTCCGTGCAGTAGCTATTGAATTTCGTAGTAAGCAAACTTCTTTATTGTGGCGCAAGGTCTGGGATAGTACCTTTTCGATTGCCAGTTTTATCATTGGATTTGCTTTAGGTCTTGGATTAGGTAATTTAATCCAAGGAGTTCCTTTGGATCAAGAAGGTAACTTTATAGGAAGTTTTGGCCTGTTTTTCCGCCCTTATCCTATTTTGATTGGATTGTTTACCACAACACTGTTTATTATGCACGGCTCTATCTATTTAGCTATGAAAACAGAAGGGATGTTACATGAGAAATTGCGTATTTGGGTCAAACGCTGCATTCTCTTATTTGTCATTACCTATTTTATCACAACGCTTTCTACCTGGATATTTATGCCTCATATGGTAGAGCGTATTAAAGAGTATAGATGGCTTTCGCTTGTTCCTATAGCTGCTCTATTAGCTATTCTAAATGTGCCTAGACTATTTTCTCTAAAAAAAGACTTTCAAGCCTTTCTTTTTTCCTGTTTAGGAATTATCCTCATGCTTGTTGTTTTTGGGATAGGCACATTTCCTAACCTCGTACGCTCTTTAATACAGCCAGACCTTTTAAGTCTGAATTTTTTAAATGCTTCTGGTTCAGAGTTAAATCTTACCGTGTTATTGATTATTGTAGCTATCGGGCTCCCCTTTGTATTTTGTTATAGCGCTATGATTTATCGCGTTTTTAAAGGAAAAGTTAAGATTGAATCTTCTAGCTATTAA
- a CDS encoding PHP domain-containing protein, whose protein sequence is MFRADLHCHTTCSDGASSPEELLHQAKSMGLQGLSITDHDTTAAYTAAVPIAKELGLFLGTGVEFSCSFEGQSVHILAYDFILSNPIIETLCKEQQFNRSKRNQVILEKLQSKKIFIDQEELDSLRGVLGRPHIAQLMIKKGYVSSIQEAFTLYLGDNKSCFYRGELLQIEKTIHLIHQAQAKVFLAHPHLLSRSIFVKSLFKLPFDGIECYYAKISSTQEKRWINLAKSKGLLISGGSDYHGSIKNYLPLGCSWVDRDAFFAIFQNVL, encoded by the coding sequence ATGTTTCGTGCTGATTTGCATTGCCATACCACTTGTAGCGATGGGGCAAGTAGTCCTGAAGAGTTGCTACATCAAGCAAAAAGTATGGGTCTGCAAGGGCTATCAATTACAGATCATGATACAACGGCTGCTTATACAGCGGCTGTTCCTATTGCTAAAGAGCTTGGACTCTTTTTAGGTACTGGAGTAGAGTTTTCCTGCAGCTTCGAAGGGCAAAGCGTTCATATATTAGCTTACGATTTTATTTTATCTAACCCTATTATTGAAACGCTTTGTAAAGAGCAACAGTTCAATCGATCAAAGAGAAACCAAGTTATTTTAGAGAAATTGCAATCTAAAAAAATTTTTATAGATCAAGAAGAGCTAGATAGTTTAAGAGGAGTTCTTGGACGTCCCCACATTGCGCAACTAATGATAAAAAAAGGCTATGTGAGCTCCATACAAGAGGCGTTTACCCTTTATTTAGGAGATAATAAATCGTGTTTTTATCGAGGAGAATTACTTCAAATAGAGAAGACAATACACTTAATTCACCAAGCTCAGGCAAAAGTTTTTTTAGCGCATCCTCATCTTTTGTCTCGGTCTATCTTTGTAAAAAGTCTATTCAAATTACCCTTTGATGGAATAGAATGTTATTATGCAAAAATTTCTTCCACCCAAGAAAAAAGATGGATTAATTTAGCTAAATCCAAAGGTTTATTAATAAGCGGAGGGTCTGATTATCATGGAAGTATAAAAAATTATTTACCTTTAGGTTGTTCGTGGGTGGATAGAGATGCTTTTTTTGCGATTTTTCAAAATGTATTATAA
- the nusB gene encoding transcription antitermination factor NusB has translation MISPHKFREVVFQLLYSVDFSQCPLEDIMSMVMEKVAVTKKVVREAYAMQKLITARKEEIDTILRKHVQNYQINRIPKVEYNVLRLGIYELLYCPDLPFKITISEAIRLSRKFATKESANFINAVLDSVYRSITSC, from the coding sequence ATGATTTCTCCGCATAAGTTTCGAGAGGTTGTATTTCAACTCCTTTATAGTGTCGATTTTAGTCAATGTCCACTGGAAGATATAATGTCCATGGTTATGGAAAAAGTTGCTGTTACAAAAAAAGTGGTTCGTGAAGCATATGCTATGCAGAAGCTAATTACAGCTCGAAAAGAGGAGATAGATACGATACTAAGAAAGCATGTGCAGAATTACCAGATAAATCGTATACCTAAGGTTGAATATAATGTTTTGCGTTTAGGCATTTACGAGTTGCTTTATTGTCCAGATCTGCCTTTTAAAATAACTATTTCCGAAGCCATTCGTTTATCTCGTAAATTTGCTACAAAAGAGTCAGCTAATTTTATTAATGCTGTCTTAGATAGCGTTTACCGATCTATAACATCATGCTAA
- a CDS encoding glycosyltransferase: MKRQITLLKSNLTQTGGLEKYTWRIAQRFCQKNLPTTLLTTGTFHPPFTSDYLNIVSFPIDYRLSVLNLLQFNRCCAQYIKKHPTPIIFGLDRNQFQTHIRAGNGVHAAYLNYRAQEEGVYKKLSFFFNPLHQMTLQLEKKAFEHPELQILFTNSHFVKQEVLSHYDIAPEKIQVVHNGVEWTALESYFQSWHQKKQAILQELKLPSSCYHFLFIGNNYRRKGLSKLLQALSLIGNQSFHLSVIGKEYHLADFEQQVSELNLESKVTFFGPRNDTYQFYQYADSLVIPSFYDPFANVTVEALAMGLFVVSSARNGGSEILSPATGTVIESLEDISSFAQALNTALSHPKTEKSAVAIRESVKSFDFSHQLDRMVESILINN; this comes from the coding sequence ATGAAACGTCAAATCACTCTTTTAAAAAGCAACCTTACACAAACAGGTGGATTAGAAAAATATACTTGGCGGATCGCTCAAAGATTTTGTCAAAAAAACCTTCCTACAACTCTATTAACAACAGGAACTTTTCATCCTCCGTTCACATCAGATTACCTTAACATCGTTTCTTTTCCCATTGATTATCGATTAAGCGTTTTGAATCTATTACAGTTTAATCGTTGCTGCGCTCAATACATAAAAAAGCATCCTACACCGATCATCTTTGGACTAGATCGCAATCAATTTCAAACGCATATTCGGGCAGGAAATGGAGTCCATGCAGCTTATTTAAACTACCGAGCACAAGAAGAAGGGGTATATAAAAAGCTTAGCTTCTTTTTTAATCCTCTACATCAAATGACTTTGCAGTTGGAAAAAAAAGCTTTTGAGCATCCAGAATTACAGATTTTATTTACAAATTCGCATTTTGTAAAACAAGAAGTGCTTTCTCACTATGATATTGCTCCAGAAAAAATACAAGTTGTACATAATGGAGTAGAATGGACTGCTCTGGAGTCTTATTTTCAAAGTTGGCATCAAAAAAAACAAGCTATTCTCCAGGAATTAAAGCTCCCTTCTTCTTGCTACCATTTCTTATTCATTGGAAATAATTACCGCCGTAAAGGTTTATCTAAATTACTACAAGCTCTTTCCTTGATAGGCAATCAGAGCTTTCATTTAAGCGTGATTGGAAAAGAATATCATTTAGCAGACTTTGAGCAGCAAGTATCAGAGCTAAATCTAGAATCTAAAGTCACCTTCTTTGGGCCAAGAAATGACACCTATCAATTCTATCAATACGCTGATTCTTTAGTCATCCCTTCTTTCTATGATCCCTTTGCCAATGTTACAGTTGAGGCCCTTGCCATGGGTTTATTCGTCGTATCCTCTGCACGTAATGGCGGCTCAGAAATTCTATCTCCTGCTACTGGAACCGTAATTGAGTCTTTAGAAGATATATCCTCATTTGCTCAAGCTCTAAATACAGCCCTTTCTCATCCCAAGACAGAAAAAAGCGCGGTTGCTATTCGCGAATCTGTAAAAAGCTTCGATTTTTCTCATCAATTAGATCGTATGGTTGAATCAATCTTAATAAATAATTAG
- a CDS encoding protein kinase family protein: MPYIDAIAIEKTTASETYSKAPGKMIELPAGLKKNRLKFKLPSNDTFTQAETNVYVEVIDKGFFEYSKSFILSIMSMMHLKFLKTTYKGKTIYINMNSLSNRLGIKINKICSKNFHLEIEKQLETACETEKKIDAFFQEIIKTKYTEDGNELKTASGGLISKTYFRKLLGITAFSQFHSKKKQEVIYLLKDESILFLKKKEDEEWPLLTLFTKNILSKGSFGKVLIVQELSMGRLSVAKIAHDPDAMSSAIISSDSHEVIMNEAIILNKIFLNSNPIGIQQEPYSLFDFRLKNTNYYGYIALKYDSSLDKIMRKLKPDEKIASARQLLKGLQELEKQQISHGDIKEANCLFQRKSDASIECVIADFGGAIDLSKKAKWPSIGTPYYQLEEDYIAYRSLRRQLRRSKKTDSENNKLRTDIKNLLLCRDVYAMGIVLDNLLGSYIKKEESTELYSLISQMLKISWEKRISASEALAKFERAFSLSNLSKAI, from the coding sequence ATGCCATATATAGATGCCATTGCTATTGAAAAAACAACCGCCTCAGAAACATACAGTAAAGCACCAGGAAAGATGATTGAATTACCTGCTGGTTTAAAAAAGAACCGCTTAAAGTTCAAATTACCATCAAATGACACCTTTACTCAAGCAGAAACAAATGTATACGTAGAAGTTATTGATAAAGGTTTTTTTGAGTACAGTAAGTCTTTTATTTTATCTATCATGTCCATGATGCATCTTAAATTCCTTAAAACCACATATAAAGGAAAAACAATCTATATCAATATGAATAGCCTTTCAAACCGATTAGGCATTAAGATTAATAAAATCTGTTCGAAAAATTTTCATTTAGAGATTGAAAAGCAACTCGAAACAGCTTGTGAAACTGAAAAGAAAATAGATGCGTTTTTTCAAGAGATCATCAAAACAAAATATACAGAGGATGGTAATGAGTTAAAAACCGCTAGTGGAGGACTCATATCAAAAACTTATTTTCGCAAGCTACTTGGAATAACGGCATTTTCCCAGTTCCATTCTAAAAAAAAACAAGAGGTTATTTACTTATTAAAAGATGAAAGTATACTCTTTTTAAAGAAGAAAGAAGATGAAGAATGGCCATTATTGACACTATTTACAAAGAACATTTTGAGTAAAGGTTCCTTTGGAAAAGTATTGATTGTCCAAGAATTATCTATGGGCAGACTATCTGTAGCCAAAATAGCCCATGACCCTGATGCTATGTCTAGTGCTATAATCAGCTCTGATTCTCATGAAGTTATCATGAATGAAGCTATCATTTTAAATAAGATTTTTCTTAATAGCAATCCTATTGGAATTCAACAAGAACCCTATTCCTTATTTGACTTTAGATTAAAAAACACAAATTATTATGGATACATAGCTCTAAAATATGACTCCAGCCTTGATAAGATCATGAGAAAATTAAAGCCAGATGAAAAAATAGCATCTGCTAGACAGCTCCTTAAAGGATTACAAGAGTTGGAAAAACAACAAATTAGCCACGGAGATATTAAAGAAGCAAACTGTTTATTTCAAAGAAAGAGCGATGCTTCTATAGAATGTGTTATTGCAGATTTTGGAGGGGCCATTGATTTATCAAAAAAAGCTAAATGGCCAAGCATTGGTACTCCCTATTATCAATTAGAAGAAGATTATATAGCTTATCGTTCTTTGCGTAGACAACTACGCCGCTCTAAAAAAACAGATAGTGAAAACAATAAACTGCGTACAGATATAAAAAACCTATTACTATGCAGAGATGTTTATGCCATGGGTATTGTGCTAGACAACTTATTAGGCTCTTATATCAAGAAAGAAGAATCTACAGAGCTGTACTCTCTTATAAGCCAAATGCTAAAAATCTCCTGGGAAAAACGCATTAGCGCCTCAGAAGCTTTAGCTAAATTTGAAAGAGCCTTTTCCTTATCAAACTTAAGCAAAGCTATTTAA
- a CDS encoding bifunctional folylpolyglutamate synthase/dihydrofolate synthase — protein sequence MSSYKKILKQLLEISLLKEKPSTLENVQSLNKALSYPTSTYSTIHVAGTNGKGSVSMKIAKALEYCGYRVGLYTSPHVHSLRERICINSELISEEEMVCGAEKLFQVCQKLGLDLSFFELMTFLAFEFFCEKRVDIAVIETGLGGRLDATNILCPILTVITSISKEHMQFLGQNLEKIAFEKAGILKPKVPVVLGPRARFQSIYNHACALNCPVYYVSKVFHFFDEENSEIAKNSLEQLKTDFILTQKAIDQALILRPSCRFEVCGDVIFDVAHNPEAIFYLLQALHYFFPKKRLRFVVGFSKNKDYESCLELIAPVATHIHLVQGNYKLASASELSFALKDAPFSFYTCHQSIEEGVKAAFNFAFQANELTVVCGSFYIMQEAKNITYPTKAFDLNMQEAPIAFS from the coding sequence ATGTCTAGCTATAAAAAAATACTTAAACAGCTTTTAGAAATATCTTTATTAAAAGAAAAACCAAGCACATTAGAAAATGTGCAGTCTTTGAATAAAGCACTTTCCTATCCTACAAGTACATACTCTACTATTCACGTTGCAGGAACCAATGGAAAAGGTTCTGTCTCTATGAAAATAGCTAAAGCTTTAGAATATTGCGGCTATCGTGTTGGGTTATATACTTCACCTCATGTTCATTCTTTGCGTGAGAGAATTTGCATTAACTCAGAATTAATTTCTGAAGAAGAAATGGTTTGTGGAGCGGAAAAACTTTTTCAAGTGTGTCAAAAGTTAGGGTTAGATCTCTCTTTTTTTGAACTTATGACTTTTCTAGCTTTTGAATTTTTTTGTGAAAAACGCGTAGATATAGCAGTTATTGAAACGGGATTAGGTGGTAGATTAGACGCTACGAATATATTATGTCCTATTCTTACGGTTATTACCTCTATTAGTAAAGAGCATATGCAATTCTTAGGTCAAAATTTAGAAAAAATAGCTTTTGAAAAAGCGGGCATTTTAAAACCCAAAGTTCCTGTTGTTTTGGGGCCAAGAGCTCGTTTTCAGTCTATTTATAACCATGCTTGTGCTTTGAATTGTCCGGTTTATTATGTAAGTAAAGTTTTTCACTTTTTTGATGAAGAAAACAGTGAAATTGCTAAAAATTCCTTAGAGCAACTTAAAACCGATTTTATTTTAACTCAAAAAGCCATAGATCAAGCTCTTATTTTACGGCCTAGTTGTCGTTTTGAAGTTTGTGGAGATGTAATTTTTGATGTAGCGCATAATCCAGAGGCTATATTTTATCTTTTGCAAGCATTGCATTATTTTTTCCCAAAAAAGCGCTTACGCTTCGTAGTAGGCTTCTCAAAAAATAAGGATTATGAAAGCTGCTTAGAATTAATAGCGCCTGTTGCGACACATATTCATTTAGTCCAGGGAAATTATAAGTTAGCGTCTGCAAGTGAGCTCTCTTTTGCGTTAAAAGATGCACCTTTCTCCTTTTATACCTGCCATCAGAGTATAGAAGAAGGGGTTAAGGCAGCTTTTAACTTTGCTTTTCAAGCAAATGAGTTAACAGTTGTCTGTGGCAGTTTTTATATTATGCAAGAAGCTAAAAATATTACTTATCCTACAAAAGCTTTTGATTTAAACATGCAAGAAGCACCTATTGCTTTTTCTTGA
- the murB gene encoding UDP-N-acetylmuramate dehydrogenase, producing the protein MLIFQSRKLLKDYTTIQIGGPAHEFIAVDSIEGMQDVLRYCFICNRNFFILGKGSNCLFHDDGFKGLVILNKIGFCLIEQEVVSVGAGYSFSYLGMQTAKRGLSGLEFASGIPGSVGGAIYMNAGISSSETADCLQEVTFIGQDGKMEVLSRDQIGFSYRFSSFQNRKGAIVAAKFKLTKTEKAKQKQLDLIDYRIKTQPYKDLSAGCIFRNPDKLSAGALIEKCGLKGACIGDAEVSLMHANFIINKKKATASQVCALIQLIQQTVKEKEGVDLKMEILCIPYCLDVSC; encoded by the coding sequence ATGCTAATATTTCAATCTAGAAAACTACTAAAAGATTATACAACCATCCAAATAGGTGGCCCAGCACATGAGTTTATCGCAGTAGATTCTATAGAAGGAATGCAAGATGTTTTGCGTTATTGTTTTATATGTAACCGAAATTTTTTCATTTTAGGTAAAGGCTCAAATTGTCTATTTCACGATGATGGGTTTAAAGGGCTTGTTATTTTAAATAAAATTGGTTTTTGCTTAATTGAACAAGAAGTTGTGTCTGTGGGTGCAGGTTATAGTTTTTCTTATTTGGGAATGCAAACAGCAAAAAGAGGTTTATCCGGTCTAGAGTTTGCTTCAGGAATTCCAGGCTCTGTTGGAGGAGCAATTTATATGAATGCAGGCATCTCTTCTTCTGAAACAGCAGATTGTTTGCAAGAGGTTACGTTTATTGGACAAGACGGTAAGATGGAGGTTTTATCTCGCGACCAGATAGGCTTTTCTTATCGATTTTCTTCTTTTCAAAATCGCAAAGGAGCAATTGTAGCAGCGAAGTTTAAGCTAACTAAAACAGAGAAGGCAAAGCAAAAACAGCTTGATCTCATAGATTATCGAATCAAAACACAGCCTTATAAAGATTTGTCGGCAGGGTGCATATTTCGTAATCCTGATAAGTTGTCGGCAGGAGCTCTTATTGAAAAATGCGGTCTTAAAGGGGCTTGTATAGGCGATGCTGAGGTTTCTTTAATGCATGCAAACTTTATTATTAATAAAAAAAAGGCAACCGCTAGTCAAGTCTGCGCATTAATACAGCTTATCCAGCAGACAGTAAAAGAAAAAGAGGGGGTTGATCTAAAGATGGAAATTCTTTGCATCCCGTATTGTTTAGATGTTTCGTGCTGA
- a CDS encoding 3'-5' exonuclease — MLGIFLDTETNGLNPQKHKIIEIAFQIIDLITGSCKNSFESVIAISLEDWQKSDLKSLEINGFNWQMVHQGLPYQIVAQQIQDCFAKNQITRGKAVFICQNPSFDRAFFSYLIDPGLQEALLFPYHWLDLASMYWAEAIRQAKMGLKLFPWETGCSKDAIARVYSLESEQHPHRAMNGVLHLLLCYKAIVGFPNMS, encoded by the coding sequence TTGTTAGGAATTTTTTTAGACACAGAAACCAATGGTTTAAATCCACAAAAACATAAAATCATAGAAATTGCTTTTCAAATAATTGATCTTATAACAGGTTCTTGCAAGAATTCTTTTGAATCAGTAATTGCTATTAGCCTAGAAGATTGGCAAAAAAGTGATCTCAAAAGTCTAGAAATTAATGGATTCAATTGGCAAATGGTGCATCAAGGGCTACCTTATCAAATTGTAGCTCAACAAATACAAGACTGTTTTGCTAAAAACCAAATTACCCGAGGTAAAGCTGTTTTTATTTGTCAAAATCCTTCTTTTGATCGCGCTTTTTTCTCTTATCTTATTGATCCTGGATTACAAGAAGCTCTCCTCTTCCCTTATCATTGGTTAGACCTGGCTTCCATGTATTGGGCAGAAGCAATACGCCAAGCAAAAATGGGTCTAAAGCTTTTTCCCTGGGAAACAGGTTGCTCTAAAGATGCTATTGCAAGGGTATATTCTCTTGAAAGTGAGCAGCACCCACATCGAGCTATGAATGGTGTTCTACATCTTCTATTATGCTATAAAGCGATTGTAGGTTTTCCGAATATGAGCTAA
- a CDS encoding class I SAM-dependent methyltransferase, translated as MRKWQRYFAAREVFFRGIIGLDKQQISIENTSTLVKNHLQEDEYKKMHLFCTSHIHFPSLAYKHPIRLIIYNLGYLPGSDKKITTIAEDTLQSLKLALELICQVD; from the coding sequence TTGCGGAAATGGCAAAGATACTTTGCAGCTAGGGAAGTTTTCTTTAGGGGAATTATTGGACTAGATAAACAACAAATTTCTATAGAGAATACTTCTACTTTAGTAAAAAATCATTTACAGGAAGACGAATATAAAAAAATGCATTTATTTTGCACATCACATATTCATTTCCCTTCTCTTGCCTATAAACACCCTATCCGCCTAATTATATACAATCTAGGATACCTTCCAGGAAGTGATAAAAAAATTACTACCATTGCAGAAGACACACTACAAAGCCTTAAACTTGCTCTTGAGCTAATCTGCCAGGTGGACTAA
- a CDS encoding class I SAM-dependent methyltransferase, translating into MPGGLITICCYPGHVEGAREQTLLLQKAQELPSFQYMICHHS; encoded by the coding sequence CTGCCAGGTGGACTAATTACTATTTGCTGCTATCCAGGTCATGTAGAAGGCGCTAGAGAACAAACCTTATTATTACAGAAAGCCCAAGAACTACCCTCTTTTCAATATATGATTTGCCATCATTCCTAG
- a CDS encoding cytochrome ubiquinol oxidase subunit I has product MDVVMLSRIQFGLTSAFHYIYPPLSIGIGLMLVIFEGFYLKTKNVLYQQIAKFWTKIFALTFALGVATGLVQLFGFGTNWANYSRFVGDVFGSALGAEGIFAFFLEAGFLGIMLFGWERCSPKFHYFSTICVACGAHFSAIWIVVANSWMQTPAGHIISGEGRQARAIIHNFWEMIFNPSSVDRLIHVILGCWLAGIFCILSVSSYYYLKKRYTQFTKATLRISLVAAVLVLILQLISADSTARGVAKNQPSKLAAMEGIYVTEPKTPITLFGWTDDATKTVKGFKIPGLLSFLVFHDFTTPVTGFDQIPEDERPPIQVVFQSYHMMIVMWSLMALLTILACIQYRRKKLIHSKWILRSLVVSVLFPQIANFSGWMTAEVGRQPWIVYGILKTVDGVSTNIHESQVFFSIMMFLVIYALLFALFIYLLNHKIQHGPEDVLQIQQGLVYRDPFEKEM; this is encoded by the coding sequence ATGGATGTTGTTATGTTATCTCGAATTCAATTCGGACTAACAAGTGCATTCCACTATATTTATCCCCCTTTAAGTATTGGCATAGGGTTAATGCTTGTCATTTTTGAAGGTTTTTATTTAAAAACAAAAAATGTTCTCTATCAACAAATTGCAAAATTTTGGACGAAAATTTTTGCTTTGACCTTTGCTCTTGGTGTTGCAACAGGGCTTGTACAATTATTTGGATTTGGGACAAATTGGGCTAATTATTCCCGTTTTGTAGGCGATGTTTTTGGCAGTGCTTTGGGAGCAGAAGGGATCTTTGCTTTCTTTTTAGAAGCAGGTTTTTTGGGGATTATGTTATTTGGGTGGGAAAGATGTAGTCCTAAATTTCATTATTTTTCTACCATTTGTGTAGCTTGTGGAGCGCATTTTAGCGCTATTTGGATCGTTGTAGCCAATTCTTGGATGCAGACACCTGCCGGGCATATTATTTCAGGTGAAGGTAGGCAAGCGCGCGCCATTATTCATAATTTTTGGGAAATGATCTTTAATCCTTCGAGTGTAGATCGCTTAATTCATGTCATTTTAGGCTGCTGGTTAGCAGGAATCTTTTGTATTTTGAGCGTTAGCAGCTATTATTATTTAAAAAAACGCTATACGCAATTTACAAAAGCTACTTTACGCATATCTTTAGTTGCAGCAGTCCTTGTTCTCATCTTGCAACTTATCTCAGCAGATAGCACCGCAAGAGGGGTGGCCAAGAACCAACCTTCAAAATTAGCAGCTATGGAAGGGATCTATGTAACAGAGCCTAAAACTCCCATTACATTATTTGGTTGGACAGATGATGCTACAAAGACGGTAAAAGGGTTTAAAATTCCTGGCCTTTTAAGTTTTTTGGTCTTTCATGATTTTACTACTCCTGTTACTGGATTTGATCAAATACCAGAAGATGAAAGACCTCCTATTCAAGTGGTTTTTCAATCTTACCATATGATGATTGTCATGTGGTCTTTAATGGCTTTGCTTACTATTTTAGCTTGTATTCAATACAGACGTAAAAAGCTCATACATTCTAAATGGATTTTACGCAGTTTAGTGGTTTCTGTCTTATTTCCTCAAATTGCCAATTTTAGCGGCTGGATGACAGCAGAAGTAGGAAGACAGCCCTGGATTGTCTATGGAATTCTTAAAACAGTGGATGGTGTTTCAACCAACATTCATGAAAGTCAGGTCTTTTTTTCGATTATGATGTTTTTGGTAATTTACGCCTTATTATTTGCTCTGTTTATCTATCTACTGAATCATAAAATCCAACATGGTCCAGAAGATGTTTTGCAAATACAGCAAGGTCTAGTGTATCGTGACCCTTTTGAAAAAGAGATGTAA
- a CDS encoding diadenylate cyclase produces MSALFHSFTSLFEILVITLVINYLLMFFWNTRSMDVVLGLLAILFVFAFAAWLNFPILHRIIGLLSNTALLGLLIIFQPEMRVALSKLSPKGRRYKEVTEFDKFLDHLGTSVYRLAEKRLGALILLENEDSLDDFARKAIQLNATFSSELLESIFDTTTPLHDGAVIIRNTTILAASVILPLAEDSLQLTRSMGTRHRAALGASQLTDAVIVIISEEAGRVSIARDGVMTPGVKIDRFKGIIRSVFTPPAPINTNFKTKLNFRNWFQK; encoded by the coding sequence ATGAGTGCACTTTTTCATAGCTTTACTTCTCTCTTTGAAATTCTAGTAATCACTTTGGTTATCAACTATTTACTTATGTTTTTCTGGAATACACGTTCTATGGATGTGGTGTTGGGATTATTAGCCATTTTATTCGTTTTTGCCTTTGCTGCTTGGTTAAATTTCCCAATATTACACAGAATTATAGGATTGTTAAGCAATACAGCATTATTGGGTTTATTAATCATTTTTCAACCGGAAATGCGTGTAGCGCTATCTAAGCTTAGTCCAAAAGGACGTCGTTATAAAGAAGTAACAGAATTTGATAAATTCCTAGACCATTTAGGCACTTCTGTATATCGCCTTGCAGAAAAAAGACTCGGGGCTCTTATTCTATTAGAAAATGAAGATTCCTTAGATGATTTTGCCAGAAAAGCCATACAACTCAATGCAACCTTTTCTTCAGAGCTACTAGAATCCATTTTCGATACAACAACTCCTCTGCACGATGGTGCAGTGATTATTCGCAATACAACCATTCTTGCTGCTTCTGTGATTCTGCCTCTTGCTGAAGATAGTCTACAACTAACCAGGTCCATGGGTACACGACATAGAGCAGCTTTAGGAGCGAGTCAATTGACAGATGCTGTGATTGTCATTATCTCCGAAGAAGCAGGCAGAGTTTCTATTGCTCGTGATGGGGTAATGACACCTGGTGTGAAAATTGATAGATTTAAAGGAATTATCCGCAGCGTTTTTACACCTCCTGCTCCCATAAACACAAATTTTAAAACTAAACTTAACTTTAGAAATTGGTTTCAGAAATGA